In Bosea sp. PAMC 26642, the DNA window GATCGATGCCGTCTGGGCCCGCGCCGTGCGCCCCTGGACGCTGCTCGCCTGGGTCTTCCTGACGCTCGGCATCGCGATGGGCTCCTACTGGGCCTATTACGAACTCGGCTGGGGCGGCTGGTGGTTCTGGGACCCGGTCGAGAACGCCTCGCTGATGCCATGGCTTGCCGGCACCGCCTTGATCCATTCGACCGTGGTGATGGAGAAGCGCGATGCGCTCAAGGTCTGGACGATCCTGCTTGCGATCCTGACCTTCTCGCTCTCGCTTCTAGGCACCTTCATCGTCCGCTCCGGCGTGCTGACCTCGGTCCACTCCTTCGCCAGCGACCCGCAGCGCGGCCTCTTCATCCTGGCGATCCTGATCTTCTTCGTCGGCGGCTCGCTGGCGCTCTTCGCCTGGCGCGCGCCCTTGCTCAGGCAGGGCGGGCTGTTCGCCCCGGTCTCCCGCGAGGGCGCGCTCGTCGTCAACAACGTCTTCATCGCGACCTCCTGCGCCACGGTCCTCATCGGCACGCTCTATCCGCTGGTGCTGGAGATGGTGACGGCGGACAAGATCTCGGTCGGGCCGCCCTTCTTCAACGCGACCTTCGTGCCCCTGCTGGTGCCGCTGCTGCTGGTCATGCCGCTCGGCCAGTCGCTGGGCTGGAAGCGTGGTGACCTGCTCGGCGCGGCTCAACGCATGGCGGCGGCCTTCGGGCTGGGAATCCTGGCAGCTGTCGGCGTGCTCGCCTGGATGCGCGGCGGCCCGGTTCTGGCGCCGCTCGGCATCGGCCTCGGCGTCTTCCTCGTGGCCGGCGCGGCCTTCGATCTCGGCGAGCGTGTCGCAGCGCGTGCAAGCGGCTTTTCGGCGATGCTGTCGCGAGCCAAGGGGCTGCCGCGCTCGGCCTGGGGCACCGCCTTCGCCCATGCCGGCGTCGGCCTGAGCGTCATCGGCATCGCAGCGGCCGCCTGGAGCACCGAGGCGATCGGCGTGCTCAAGCCCGGCGAGCGGCTGACCAGCGGGCGCTACACCATCGTGCTGGAATCGATCGTGCCGCGAGCCGGCCCGAATTTCCGGGCGGAGGTGGCGCGCTTCCAGCTCTTCTCGGGCGACCGCGTGCTCGGGCCGGTCGAGGCCGGCAAGCGCATCTACACGGCGCGCGCCATGCCGACGACCGAGGCCGGCATCCGCACCGACGGGTTGAGCCAGGCCTATCTCAGCCTGGGCGAGCCGCAGGGCGATGGCGGCATCGCGGTCAGGCTCTACGACAAGCCGCTGATCCTGCTGATCTGGATCGGCGCGATCGTGATGGCGTTTGGCGGCGCGCTCTCCCTCTCCGACCGGCGATTCAGGCTGGCCGCGCCCAAGCGCGCCATGCGCCCGCCTGCCACTGTGCAGCCGGCCGAATGACAAAGATGCGGCGCTTCGCTCTTTTCATGCTGATAGGGCTTGCCGGTGCCGGGCCGGCGCTGGCCGTCCAGCCCGACGAGATCCTCCCCGATGCGGCGCTGGAGCAGCGGGCTCGCGCGATTTCGGGTGGGTTGCGCTGCCTCGTCTGCCAGAACCAGTCGATCGACGAATCCGATGCCCCGCTCGCGCGCGATCTGCGTATCCTTGTGCGCGAGCGACTGCAGACGGGCGACAGCGACGGCGCCGTGCGCGATTTCGTCGTGGCGCGCTATGGCGAGTTCGTGCTGCTGAGCCCGCCCTTGTCCTGGCGGACGGCAGCCCTCTGGAGCGCGCCCTTCCTGATCCTGATGACGAGCCTGGCCTATATCGGCCGGCGCAGCCGCCGCATGGCCGCGCCTGTCTCCCCCACCACGCCGCTCTCCGACGACGAGCGCCTGCGCATCGACAGGTTAATGCAGGACTAGCGGCGGGATGGGTTGGGCCTGAACCACCTTCGTCATTCCGGGGCGGCCCGAAGGGTCGAGCCCGGAACCCATAAACTCAGGTGGCGCCAGAAAACGCGCCGGAGCTGATCACTTTATACGACACGCGCAGTGCGTATGGGTTCCGGGCTCTTCGCTGCGCGAAGCCCCGGAATGACGGCGGTTGCTCCCCGCAGACGATTATCGGTCAGCGTCCTCGGTCTATGCGCCTTGAAAGAAATCCAACCTTACGAAATCGTCATCTTCGCGCCAAATCCGCGTAAGGAGCGCTCCGTCATGGTCCTCGGCAACGGCAGGGAAGGCCCGGCCCGTTTTCGAGGTTTCAGCCATGACGACATCGACCAGCTCAAAGTCCATCCTCAAGCGCGGCATCATGATCGCCGGCGCTGCGACCCTCGGCATCGGCCTGGCGGCCGGCCTCGCCGACGGCGCGCTCAAGTTGGATCACCCCGCCTTCGCCCAGCCCATCCAGCTTTCGGGCGTCCAGTCGTCGCTTCCCTCCTTCGCCGACATCGTCGAGAAGGTGAAGCCGGCGGTCGTTTCGGTCCGCGTCAAGACGCAGGCCGTCGCCGCCAACGACGAGGGACAGGACAATCTGGAGGATCTGCCTCCGGGATTGCGCCGCTTCTTCCGCGAGGAAGGCCCCCGGCAGGGCCGGCCGCAGCCGCGCCAGGGCATGTCCCAGGGGTCGGGCTTCTTCGTCAGCCAGGACGGCTATGTCGTGACCAACAATCACGTCGTCCAGAATGCTGTCGAGGTTCAACTCGTCACCGATGACGGCAAGACGTTCGATGCCAAGGTGGTCGGCACCGATCCGCGCACCGATCTCGCCTTGCTCAAGGTCAAGGACGGCGGCAGCTTCCAGTATGTCCAGCTTGCCCCGGCCAAGCCGCGCATCGGCGATTGGGTGCTGGCGGTCGGCAATCCCTTCGGACTCGGCGGCACCGTGACCGCGGGCATCGTCTCCGCCCAGGGCCGCGACATCGGCTCGGGCCCCTATGACGACTACCTGCAGATCGATGCGCCGGTGAACAAGGGCAATTCCGGCGGGCCGACCTTCAACCAGAAGGGCGAGGTCGTCGGCGTCAACACCGCGATCTTCTCGCCGTCCGGCGGCAGCGTCGGCATAGCCTTCGCCATCCCCGCCTCGACCGTCGAGCAGGTCGTCGATTCCCTCAAGAAGGACGGCTCGGTCGCGCGCGGCTTCATCGGCGTGCAGATCCAGCCCGTGACGGGCGAGGTCGCCGAGGCGATCGGCCTCAAGGATGCCAAGGGCGCGCTCGTCGCCGAGGCGCAGAAGGACGGACCGGCGGCAAAGGCGGGCGTCAGGCGCGGTGACACCATCATCGCCGTCAACGGCGAGAAAGTGGTCGATGCGCGCGACCTGTCCCGCAAGATCGCCAAGTTCGCTCCCGGCACCAAGACGAGCCTCACCGTCTGGCGCGACGGCAAGGAACGCCAGTTGAGCTTCGAGGTCGGGCGTCAGCCCGCCGCGTAAGGGAGGCGGGCTGGCTGGTGTTTCGGTATGAGTCGCCCCCGCCGGGACATCAGCCTTCGCCGCGGCAGGCCGGATCTCGCATCCGGCCTGCCGTTTTCATGTTTGATCGGATAAAGATTGAGTCATGCGACTCCTGATCGTCGAAGATGATGCCGAGGCTGCGGCCTATCTGACCAAGGCCTTCCGCGAGGTCGGGCATATCGCCGACCACGCCGCGGACGGGCTTGAGGGCTACGGCATGGCCGAGGGTGGCGGCTACGACGTGCTCGTCGTCGACCGCATGCTGCCGCGCCTCGACGGCCTGTCGCTGATCCGCTCGCTGCGCGAGCAGAACGACATGACGCCGGCGCTGATCCTCTCGGCGCTCGCCCAGGTCGACGACCGCGTGAAGGGTCTGCGGGCGGGAGGCGATGACTATCTGCCCAAGCCCTACGCCTTCTCCGAATTGCTCGCCCGCGTCGAGGTGCTGGCCCGAAGACGGGCGGCGCCGGCCTCCGAGCCCACGACCTATCGCGTCGGCGATCTCGTACTGGACCGGCTTGCCCACCGCGTCACCCGCGTCGATGAAGAGCTGGTGCTGCAGCCGCGCGAATTCCGTCTGCTCGAATACCTCATGAAGCACGCCGGCCAGGTCGTGACCCGCACCATGCTGCTGGAGAACGTCTGGGACTATCATTTCGACCCCCAGACCAATGTCATCGACGTGCATGTCAGCCGCCTGCGCGCCAAGGTCGACAAGGGCTTCGAGCATCCGATGATCCACACCATCCGCGGCGCGGGATATATGGTCCGTGACACAACCCGTTGAGCTGAGGCCGGCAGCGCTGGGTCGAGCGGCGCCGCGACCCGCGCAGCGCTTCCTGCCGAACCTCTTCCGCACGACGGCCTTCAAGCTGACGGCGGTCTATCTCGTCATCTTCGCGCTCTTCGCCGGTTTCGTGCTGGGCTATGTCGCGTGGAACGCCAAGCGCCTGCTCGACGACCAGATCCGCTCGACCATCGATGCCGAGATCCAGGGGCTGGCCGAGCAGCAGCGGCTGGGCGGCATCCGCCGGCTGGTCAACGTCATCGAGCGGCGCTCGCGCGGTCCCGGCGCCTCGCTCTATCTCGTCGCCACGCCGGTCGGCGAACGGCTCGCCGGCAATGTCGAGGCGCTGCCACCCGGCGCGCTCGACCGCCCCGGCGAAAGCGAAATCGACTATGCCCGCTCCAGCGACCAGGTCGATACGCCCAGCCGTGCCATCGTGCGGGTCTTCATGCTGCCGGCGGGCTTCAGGCTGCTCGTCGGTCGCGACGTCGAGGAACGCGAGCGGCTCGGCGTCGTGATCAGGCGCGCGGCGGGCTGGTCGCTGGCGCTGGTCTTCGTCCTCGGCTGCTTCGCCAGCTGGTTCGTGGCGAGGCGCGTCCTCAAGCGCGTCGACGGCATGACCGACACGGCCCAGTCCATCATGGCCGGAGACCTCAAGGGCAGGCTCTCGATTTCCGGTACCGGCGACGAACTCGACCGCCTGGCGCTGAACCTCAACGCGATGCTCGATCGCATCGGCGAACTGATGGCGGGAATGCAGCAGGTCTCCGACAACATCGCTCACGATCTCAAGACGCCGCTGACGCGCTTGCGCAACCGCGCCGAGGAGGCGTTGCGCACGGCGACATCGCAGGATGAACTGCGCACAGCGCTCGACGGCTCGATCGACGAGGCCGACAACCTGATCCGCGTCTTCAACGCCTTGCTGATGATCGCGAGACTCGAGACCGGCCGCATCGACGACAGCATGGCCGAACTCGACCTGTCCGAGATCGTCTCCGGCATGGCCGAACTCTACGAGCCGCCGGCGGAGGAGGCCGGACTTGCCCTCTCGACCAAGGTCGCACCGGGCCTGCGCGTCCTCGGCAATCGCGAACTGATCGGCCAGGCGCTCGCCAATCTGATCGACAACGCCCTGAAATACGGCAAGGCCGAAGGCGACGCCAGGCCCGGCCTGCTCGTCGCCGCCCGCCAGGCGGGCAGCGAGGTCGAGCTTGTCGTGGCCGATCATGGCCCGGGCATCCCCGAAGCCGATCGCGGCCGCGTGCTGGAACGCTTCGTGCGCCTCGACCAGAGCCGCAGCAAGCCCGGCTTCGGCCTCGGCCTGTCGCTGGCGTCGGGTGTCGTGCGCCTCCATGGCGGTCAGCTCAGGCTGGAGGACAATGGGCCGGGCCTGCGCGTCGTCATCACGCTGCCGGCGCTCCCGTCGAAGCCTGTGGACATGCCGGCCGCCGCCGCGCAACCGGCCTCGACAGCGCCGCCGAACCCTGATGGCCTGCACTCCGCGTGAGGGACGGGGAGAACGCATGGGCGAACGGCTTTGCGAGGCGATTGCGAAGGCTCCCGTCCGGCCGGCCCGCGCCCGGACGGAGACCATCCTCGCGCGCGACCTGATCGAGCGGCTGCGCGACGAGGAGGCCGGAGCGGCGCTGACGGCCCTGTTCGGGGACCATCCCAAGGCTGCGGCGCTGGTCGCGGGCGTGGTCGCGCATTCGCCCTTCCTGACGCAGATCATGCGCTTCGATCCCCAGGCGCTGCTCGCCGCGCTCGATGCCGATCCCGCGCAACGTCGCGACGCCCTCCTCGCCGAGGTTGAGCGCCATGGCGGTCCCGATGGCGAGACCGCCGATCTGATGCGGGCGCTGCGCCGCTTCCGGCAGAAGATGGCGCTGCTGATCGCGCTCGCCGATATTGGCGGCGTCTGGGACGTCGTGACCGTCACGGCCGCGCTGACCGCGATGGCCGACACCGCCGTGCGGCTGGCGACCGACCATGTCCTTCGGCAGGCTGCGGCGCAGGGCAAGATCGACCTGCCCGATCCCGCAGCGCCCGGCACAGGCTCCGGTCTCGTCGTGCTCGCGCTCGGCAAGCACGGCGCCGGCGAGCTGAACTACTCCTCCGACATCGACATCGTCGTCTTCTTCGACCCGGAGATCGCAGAGGCGGCCGGCGTCGCCGAACCGTGGAGCTTCTTCGTCAGGATCACGCAGGCAATCGCCCGCATCATCCAGGAGCGCACGCCCGACGGCTACGTCTTCCGGGTCGACCTGCGCCTGCGGCCCGACCCCGCATCGACCCATGTCGCCGTCGCCCTGCCCAGCGCCTATTCCTATTACGAGACGGTCGGGCAGAACTGGGAGC includes these proteins:
- a CDS encoding heme lyase CcmF/NrfE family subunit, with product MIVEIGHFALALALGVAVVQALVPLWGVARHDRALASVGSTAAIACFLLVALSFGALVASYARSDFSVANVMENSHSAQPLIYKLTSTWGNHEGSMLLWVLILTLFGALVALSRRSLPARLRAGTLAAQGMVTVAFLAFTLLTSNPFRRLVPAPAEGQDLNPILQDLGLAIHPPLLYVGYVGFSITYAFAVAALIDGRIDAVWARAVRPWTLLAWVFLTLGIAMGSYWAYYELGWGGWWFWDPVENASLMPWLAGTALIHSTVVMEKRDALKVWTILLAILTFSLSLLGTFIVRSGVLTSVHSFASDPQRGLFILAILIFFVGGSLALFAWRAPLLRQGGLFAPVSREGALVVNNVFIATSCATVLIGTLYPLVLEMVTADKISVGPPFFNATFVPLLVPLLLVMPLGQSLGWKRGDLLGAAQRMAAAFGLGILAAVGVLAWMRGGPVLAPLGIGLGVFLVAGAAFDLGERVAARASGFSAMLSRAKGLPRSAWGTAFAHAGVGLSVIGIAAAAWSTEAIGVLKPGERLTSGRYTIVLESIVPRAGPNFRAEVARFQLFSGDRVLGPVEAGKRIYTARAMPTTEAGIRTDGLSQAYLSLGEPQGDGGIAVRLYDKPLILLIWIGAIVMAFGGALSLSDRRFRLAAPKRAMRPPATVQPAE
- a CDS encoding cytochrome c-type biogenesis protein, whose translation is MRRFALFMLIGLAGAGPALAVQPDEILPDAALEQRARAISGGLRCLVCQNQSIDESDAPLARDLRILVRERLQTGDSDGAVRDFVVARYGEFVLLSPPLSWRTAALWSAPFLILMTSLAYIGRRSRRMAAPVSPTTPLSDDERLRIDRLMQD
- a CDS encoding trypsin-like peptidase domain-containing protein, which encodes MTTSTSSKSILKRGIMIAGAATLGIGLAAGLADGALKLDHPAFAQPIQLSGVQSSLPSFADIVEKVKPAVVSVRVKTQAVAANDEGQDNLEDLPPGLRRFFREEGPRQGRPQPRQGMSQGSGFFVSQDGYVVTNNHVVQNAVEVQLVTDDGKTFDAKVVGTDPRTDLALLKVKDGGSFQYVQLAPAKPRIGDWVLAVGNPFGLGGTVTAGIVSAQGRDIGSGPYDDYLQIDAPVNKGNSGGPTFNQKGEVVGVNTAIFSPSGGSVGIAFAIPASTVEQVVDSLKKDGSVARGFIGVQIQPVTGEVAEAIGLKDAKGALVAEAQKDGPAAKAGVRRGDTIIAVNGEKVVDARDLSRKIAKFAPGTKTSLTVWRDGKERQLSFEVGRQPAA
- a CDS encoding response regulator transcription factor — protein: MRLLIVEDDAEAAAYLTKAFREVGHIADHAADGLEGYGMAEGGGYDVLVVDRMLPRLDGLSLIRSLREQNDMTPALILSALAQVDDRVKGLRAGGDDYLPKPYAFSELLARVEVLARRRAAPASEPTTYRVGDLVLDRLAHRVTRVDEELVLQPREFRLLEYLMKHAGQVVTRTMLLENVWDYHFDPQTNVIDVHVSRLRAKVDKGFEHPMIHTIRGAGYMVRDTTR
- a CDS encoding sensor histidine kinase; the encoded protein is MGRAAPRPAQRFLPNLFRTTAFKLTAVYLVIFALFAGFVLGYVAWNAKRLLDDQIRSTIDAEIQGLAEQQRLGGIRRLVNVIERRSRGPGASLYLVATPVGERLAGNVEALPPGALDRPGESEIDYARSSDQVDTPSRAIVRVFMLPAGFRLLVGRDVEERERLGVVIRRAAGWSLALVFVLGCFASWFVARRVLKRVDGMTDTAQSIMAGDLKGRLSISGTGDELDRLALNLNAMLDRIGELMAGMQQVSDNIAHDLKTPLTRLRNRAEEALRTATSQDELRTALDGSIDEADNLIRVFNALLMIARLETGRIDDSMAELDLSEIVSGMAELYEPPAEEAGLALSTKVAPGLRVLGNRELIGQALANLIDNALKYGKAEGDARPGLLVAARQAGSEVELVVADHGPGIPEADRGRVLERFVRLDQSRSKPGFGLGLSLASGVVRLHGGQLRLEDNGPGLRVVITLPALPSKPVDMPAAAAQPASTAPPNPDGLHSA